The Alphaproteobacteria bacterium nucleotide sequence ACCCCAAGTGCCACCCGCCCATGCAACGAATCTGCTTCGCCTTTGTCGGATAGTAGTTTTACAATAATAATTGTGCTGGAAACCGTGAGCGCCACCGATACATAGGTGCTTTCCACCACGCCATAGCCCATCCAGATGCAGATGCCAAAGCCTATAATGGAAGTAAATAGTACTTGCCCAAGTCCGGTCATGGTGGCAACAGCGCCAGTGGTACGAATAAGCTGTAGATCGAGCTTTAACCCTACCACAAACAATAATAGTGATATACCCAGATGCGCCAGCAGGTCGATATGTTCGGAAGATTGCACAATGTCTAAAAACGACGGGCCTACAAAAATGCCGACCATAATGAACGACACAACCAGTGGCTGTCGCAGAAACATGCCCAAATACCCGCCAATTACCGAGATGACGAGTAATATGGATATTTCATAAAACACTGATCCGTGAGCGAGGGTATCTTCCATAATCCTGTGATATTACTCCGTATTACCAATTGGAGCAATGGGAGGTTCTTGCAAAGGCTTTTTATGTGCAGCATAACGACCTAAACCAATGACCAATAATAGACCAATTGCCATAAGCACCAAACCAATTTGGCCGGAATCGCTTATTTGTTCTGGCCATAGGGGGGTGGAAGATACAAGCCGTTGCTTCTCGCGAATGGTCTCATAAATGCGCTCTTGAAACGGCCAGATCATCCACAGCGACCCTACCAATATGCCTGTTATTGCCAGCACACTTGGTCGGTAATAATGGGCAAGTAGCCATGATGCACCTCGCGAAAAGGCAATTAACCCCGTAAAGCAGCCGAGCATAAAAGGCAGTATAATCGACATATCAAGACTGCCGATACCCCCAAGAATATAGGCGTATTTTCCTAATATCAGCAAAATAAATGAGCCGGAAATTCCTGGTAGCAGCATTGCTGAGATGGCGACGCATCCGCATAAATAGACAAACCACCATGTTTCTGGAGTGTTAACAGGCACTACATTGACCAGCAACCAACCTGTCGCTATCCCAGCAAACACGATGAGCACTTCCTTGCCATTAATTTTACCCATTTCTTGCAACAGCAAAACGATCGATCCGGCAATCAGCCCGAAGAACAGGCCGTATATTGGTTCGGGGTGGGAAAGCAACAATTGGGGAATGGGAATGAATTTGGTAAAGGTGATGACGGCAAGCCCAATGCCAAACAGCAATGGCACAACAAAAAAGAAATGCGCGTGGGTAAGAGCGACATTGAATTTTCCGCGCATTAGCAATGAAAACCACGCCATATCAAAGGATTTCACGGCTTCTATTAAGCGGTGCCATATTCCAAGAATATAAGCCATGGTGCCACCGCTAACCCCGGGAACAATGTCCGATGCACCCATGCAACAGCCTTTCGCCAGCAGCGATGGCGCTTCATCATGGGTGGTGATAGCGATGCAAGTAGCAATAAGCGGTTTGTTCAGCAACCACAACCAGCCGCGCATAATGATGCGGTGGAGCGGCGTGAAAAACATGATGCCAGTCACCGTCAGAGCAAGTGGGATGGAGCCGCCAAAAATATCACTAAACCAATGGGCGCCGCCTATAAGTCGCGGGAATATAAAAAATATTGCCCCAGTTAGCATTATAATGCCAATGCGTCTTCCGGCAAAAAACCATAATGCCAGCGTCATCATAAACAACACGGTTCCATGATCGCTGGGATAGCTGCTATAGGCGATATCTTTGGTTTCAAGCCATGTGATACTCTCTGAAAGTCGCACTGTATTGTCTAGGGTTGCGGTGGGGCTGGCGCGGTTGACTAGACCCATCACGTCAGTAAACACCAATGCAACGGCAAGTGCCACGGCAATCGTAAGCATTACCGCTATCCGTTCATGTACATAAGCGCGATTTTCAGCGGTAATATATTGGAAAGCCAGCCATAACATGAGCATAATGGCCAGAAAATCAAAAAAATGATTATTGCCAATTGCCCATATATGCTGCCACCACACCCGTTCGCGTAAAGTGTTGTTTAAAGTGCGAAATACGGTGTCATCTGCCAAGTTCCACCACGGCTGCATGGCGTCTATACCATACCATCCAGCAAATATGAGCGCTGCGATGCTAAGGCATAACATGAGCGGCAACGGACGAAAAGCTGGGGTGTCAAAAACAGAACCGTTCATTATAGGTCGCTATGCTGGAGGTTAGATTGCGCCGATTGTGCAAAAAAACGCCCCTTCACTCAACTCTTAAATCCATCATTCGGCGTTAAAATGCTAAAATAGCCAATAAAACATCGTGAGCGCGCATTTTTCCGCTTGACTCTTTGTGCAAAAAACATACATTCGTAACCCTATTCCTCTGGTGGGGGCGTAGCTCAGTTGGTAGAGCACCTGGTTTGCATCCAGGGGGTCGCGGGTTCAACTCCTGTCGCCTCCACCATTCCTTTCAAAAATTTTGAGTAAGTTTTCTCCAGCCTTGTGTCTGGCCGCTTTTGTGCTTTAAAAGCGCATCTTATGTTATCCGCAGCGTAGTCACACAATTACAGCATTATGGTGCGCTTATGTGGGGGTTTGGCTTAGGGGTGAATACAAAATATTGATATACCGCGCTAAAATCTTTGATTTGTGATTTTTCTGATTCAGCAGTCAGCATGTAATTGACTGGTTCTTGATATCTCGTGGCTGCTTTGCGATGGATCGTTTATTTGGTGACAGTTACTACTAAGGTCCTACCAACCAAAAAGGAGAAATATTATGACTTACACATACAACAAACCATTGCTTTCGGCTGCGTCTATTGATGGCGATAAAGTTAAAAACGCTAAAGGTGAAGACTTGGGCAACATTAAAGATCTTATGATCAACACAGCAACCGGCGAAATTCAATACGCTGTATTGTCTTTTGGCGGATTCATGGGTATGGGCGACAAATTTTTCGCTGTGCCATGGGAAGCATTTGCAGTGGATTGGGAAGACGAATGTCTGACCCTGAATGTTGAAAAAGACGTGTTGAAAAGCGCTCCTGGTTTTGACAAAGACAATTGGCCAAATATGGCTGATCTTAAATTCCAAGATCAGATTTCAGGCCACTACGGTATTGGCGCACGTCGTGCAGCCTAACCGCTGAAATAAAAAAAAGCCCCCTCCTGTTCGCAGTAGGGGGCTTTTTTACGCAAAAAGAGAGAGATTGTAATGTGGTTTGATGATTGGAATGCTTTGTTAGATGTGGGTATTCGTGGGGTCGTATGCTTTATAGGACTAGTTGTTTTATTGCGCATGGGCGGTAAGCGTACACTTACAAAAATGAACGCTTTTGATTTTATAATGACCTATACCATAGGCTCTACCCTCGCCAGTGTTCTAACGAGTGAGACATTAACAATTTCAGAAGGCATTACCGCGCTGGCAGTTATCATTGGGGTGCAATATGTCATTGCATGGTGTGAAGTACGTTCAGATTGGTTTCAAAAAATCATTAAATCTCAGCCATCTGTATTATATGCGGATAACGATTATCAAATTAAAACCATGCGTAAAGAGCGTATTTCGCGTGTAGAGGTTTTAGCCGCTATGCGTTACAGCGGATTTTTAGATCCTTCGCAAGTGGAATATGTAATTTTAGAAACCGATGGCCAATTAAGTGTGTTACCCAAACAAAAAGAAGTAGACGACCAACGGGTAATGCAAACTGTTCGCGCATATAAGAATGCTCTGGATCAGACATAATCAGGCGTCGATGCAGTGCTGAAAATGGTCAAATATGGCTTCATAAAGCGCGTCGCCTAAATAGGCATCCTCTACCCCTGCGTCGATGCTTGGGTTGTCGTTAACTTCAATAATATAAGGTACGCCCTCAATTTCTTTAATATCCACGCCATACAGCCCGTTACCAATTAGTCCGGCAGCACGTATGGCAGTTTGCAGTACAAGCTTTGGAACATCGGGCAGGGGTACGCAATCGGAATCTCCGCTTTTGTTGGTTTTTGCGCCATGGTTATAGATTTGCCAATGCTTTTTGGCCATATAGTATTTGCAAGCAAATAGCGGTTTTCCGCCCAGCAATACAATGCGCCAGTCATAATCGCTAGGCAAAAATTCCTGTACTAAAATCAGCTCACTCTTTTTGAATAGTGCTTGTACTTTTTCGGTATATTCCTCGGCATTATTTACTTTAAACACCCCCAGTGAAAATGCGCCATCCGGAACTTTTACAACCAATGGGTATTCGCTTTGCGCAGGCATTGGCAGTTCTTTTTGCCGCCGGTTCAAAAAGAAGCTATGCGGCGTTTTGATTTTTTTGCTGTGGAGTAATTCGTGCAAATATACCTTGTTGCAACAGCGCAAAATGGATGCAGTGTCATCAATGCAAGGTATGCCTTCGCTCTCTGCCTTTTGGGCAAAACGGTAAGTATAGTGGTTTACATTGGTAGTTTCGCGAATAAAAAGTGCATCATATTCAAGTAACGAATCGAGGTTATGTTTGGTAATCAACTCGACATAAAAACGTTTTTTCTTGCCGATTTGTATGAATTTCTTAAGCGCTTTGGCGTTAGATGGTGGCATTTTTTCTTCCGGATCATGCAGAATCGCCAACCAGTATTTATCGTTATCCTGTTTTTTCTTGTTCCAGTATTCGCCGGTATATTTGCTTAGGCATTCGTTAAACCATGAGATGTCTTGGGTAATATCGCTAAGCGACAATGGCTCCACTTGTGTAATTTTCCATTTATCGGCTTTTTGTGCAAAGGCAACTTTGATGAGGGGCAGACGAAAGGCATCGAACAGCTTTCGCCCAAAATTTTGCAAAGCTGAATTTTGAGTGCGTCCAAAATAAAAATACTCTTCCGCTCCCGGGCTGATAGGCGCTGCATTAAGCAACGATTCCAGCTCTGGCAGCGAGGATTTATAGATGCGTTTCCAGTTGGTATGAATAATGTCGGAGGTTGCAGGTATGCAACGGTGGCCACGAGCATCCGCCAATAGCGAGCAATAATAACCCAGCCGCAGATATTCATAGTTATGGCAAAGGTTAATGACGCGCAAATTTGCTTTTGCCATGATTTGATCAGGATATTTATTAGAGATATAATCTTGCGCTGTAATGACATAACGCGATTGCTGGGGAGCAACGGCATCGGTAAGTGTATCGACAATCACTAAATGCGTATAATTGGTCATAGGGTCTTTATCATTTCATAAGCATCGGTGTTATCGTCATAATAGCAAGCTATGGTACGGATTATGCTATAGCCCATACGCTGATAAAGGCGCAATGCGGCGGCGTTATCCGCCCGTATTTCGAGTTTGAAGCCTGATTTTGAGGTAATATGCGACTCGGCATGACATAGCAATGCCTCTGCAATGCCCATATTACGATAATCTGGCAGCACCGCCAAAGAGTAATGCCGTGCATTTTTACTGCGTTTGTGGCATAGCGTCATCAAATATCCGGCGGCTTCACCATCCTGAACATTTATGTATGTGTTACATTGGCGATTACGGAGCATGTATTTAATGGCACGCGGCGATAGCTTGTCGCCTGTGAAGCAGGTATTTTCTATATATTGCAGAGTTTTTGCATCATCAATGCAGGCGTTACGTATCATATTGTCAGATTGCTATAAGGCATGAAACTCAGTCACATATTGTTAACGATACGGCGAATAATATGCAATATAATTATCATGCACATTAGAATCATTCTTATTTACACAAAGAAAGGCTTATGGTAATTTAAATATATGCAAGGAGAACTACTATGAATGCACTGCTTAAAACATTTACCTACAGTATTATGCATATTTGCGTTGCCACTACACTGGCTTTCATCATAAGTGGAAGTTGGGCAGTGGCGTTGTCTATCGGGCTGCTGGAGCCTATGGTGCAAACTGTGTTTTTCTATGGGCATGAGCGCATATGGGAACGGGCGAAGATACACATTGAGACAAAAAGTCACAACAAGCCTCATTTGTCTGTGTAATCTGTCCTATTGGCTTATCATCAGGTTTGCTAGGGAGTCACCAATAGTTTTAAATGATTGTCTTAGTGTTGCGCCATCAGGAGAATCAAAATAATAATCTGCATGGCTGGCACAGTTACGGAATAAATCTCGCGCATTATTCGCATTGCTACTGTTATTCAGCTGAAATGTCACAGTATAAATCACAATGCCTTGCGCCTTCATGTTATTGCATATGGTCGCAAACTTGGCATTAACAACACCTACGCCTTCGTTGCGCGTGTTGATATTGTTGCCTAGCTTTTCTTCTTCAATGCGTCCATAGGCCATATAATCCGACCCACCCGGGCCACCTAGGGAATTTTGGCGATATACTTCATTGACTCCATCGGTCATGATAATAACCGCCTTGCTCATTAGCGGCGTATTATAATCGAGTGGTAAACGCGCATCTTCATGCCCCCACATACCGCGCCAACTTGGAGACATCAAGCGCCATCCCCATGCCAAGCCCATACTGGACATGGTGCCGCCACGGCGCCACGGTGTCAATGCATCAATAGCTCCTTGGACGGTGGCTTTATTACTTGTGAAAGGGGTGATTTCGTTGCCACATGCGACATTTGGCCCTAAGCCGCCCTCGTTGCTATAGCCGGCATCTTCATTGATAGTGACACGATTGCGGCGGTCTATCCAATCGTTATCCACCTCATCTTCCCAAAAATACATCGGAAATGCAGTGGTGAGTTGTTCTGCTGTTGCAGCTGCTTTATCGCCAGTATAAGGGAGTGTGTCGGTAGTATCTAATCCGTTATTTTCTGGCCATTGGTTGCGCGCCTCAACGCAGCCTTTCCACTTTGTCGCTCCATTCGGATAGCGGCGCGGATAACGTGATTCATCATAATCACGCAACCATGAAATTTTGTCTGATCCCACGTTCACTGTGGTTACATAAGGCACAACGCCTATCCACAAATTATCAACGGTCTCTTTTTGACCATAAAGAATATCTACCATATCCGTTGCCGCTGTGCGCAGGTCGCCAATTTTGCTGCCATACATTGAGCCCGTTACATCCAGCACCATAACAAGCTCAAGTCCTTTGTTCTCACGTGTAATTTGTGAACTTGCCGCAATAGTGACATATTCTTGCCCGAAAATCTGCATAAATTTCATACGAACATTTGCTGTGACATTCAGGTCTAATATAGATTTATCCCTACTCACGGTTACATTAACATTAGTGATGGTTGTGTCCATAAACCCTGCAGGAAAGTTAGCGTCAAGGTAGTTATTTACTACTAATATGGTCTCACGGGAGTTGATTTTTGAACCGGCAGCCAATCCTGCGGCATCTAAAGCGCTGGCTAGCTTGGCACGTGATGTTTGCAGACGTGACATATCAATGGCAATACCAGTAGCCCCAATCAACATGAATAAGCCCAGACCCACCATCATAATTACCGCACCGCGTTGGTCGGTACGCAAATCTTCGGATGTGCGCAACAAGCGCAAGATAATAGCTGTAATATGCGTAATCATTTTGGACTCCTAATTAGGTAGCAATACGTCTAGCTCACCTATGCGCGGCAGATAAAATGCTGTGCGATAAAATTCGATAGGACTAACAAACTGTTCGTTAATCATGGGTTCGAACGAGAAAAATGCCTCTGCAATAATAACATTGTCTCGCGCCTCTACTAAAAACCCCTCGGGTAATACGGGCGCATTATTTACATCGCCTATGCGACTGCCTCGCTCAAGCTCGCCACCTCCGGCATATTGCCATTTTACAACAAGATTCCCTTGATCATTGTAGCCAACGCAGCTGATGATTATTTTGCCCCCATCGGAAAATTCATATGGATCCATAACATGTTGTACCGCTTGCATTATTTGCGCTAATTCCGATTCACTGATGGTAGGAGCCTGCGCCACCAAGTCAACAATCGTATGGGTAACGCGATCTACTTTTTGCGATACTTGGATATAACGACTAAGTTCAAGGCCGCCTAAAAATAGCAGCATGAGCAAAGGCATCACCAACGCAAATTCTAAATACGCCAAACCTTCTTGGTTACGCCCTATGCGCCTAAATATTGCCAGAGGTTTTAATGTAGTGCGCATAGCCATTTATTGCGCTCCATAGGGTTCGTTTCGAACCACTATACTGGTGTTCAGTGGAAAATAGCCATTTTCATTTTCTAGTATGTTTTGCATAACGGGCGTTTTTACCTGCCAAGGGTAATGAATTTTATACACCACAATATCGCCCGCGCCACCTAAGCCGGCCTCACCCATATCTTCATCCCATTGCCCATTGCCATTAATATCCTGATATGCGTCGCCATCTGATGCATCATACTGTTGATTGCCGTTGATATCGATGGATAAAGGTTCAGGCTGGCCAATATCTGCAAAGTTTTCATATATTAATGTGGTGATTTCTATTTCTTCAGGATCCATAAGCCCGCCTGCACGATCCACCAAAAGCTGAGTAAGCATTTCCTGACGGGTGATGCCTTCTTCCGTATATCCAGTTTTACCAAGGCGTGAAGTAATGCTGGTTGCACCCTCCATGGTGGACTTAGCATACATAATTACTGAAAACTCAATAATTCCAAATAGAAGCAGTATGAATACAGGCGCTACAATGGCAAATTCTATAATTGTAGCACCATCATTATTTTCGGTAATTTCAGATATAGTGCGCATAGCCAGCCTTTTTTTATAACCTCAATAATATATCATGGAAATCAACCGCTTGATAGCATTAAATACATGATCTTTAACACGATTTTGTGGCGTATTTTAGTTAATTGTTGTTTGACATTAAGAAGTTGTAAAAATAATCACCGATAAGGCATTTTAACCGTTGACAGTAAATGATATGTGGTTTAGAAACACCATCCTGCTTTGGGCGTTACGGCGCTTGCTGCATTGAGGGATTTGAGGGTTTTTTTGCTTTTGGATTTTTCTGTATATAGACATAGTTAAGGAAGGAGCGCTGTAGCGTATGTTTTGCTTTGTGGAGATGATCTGTGAGGTAAGACAAGTAGAATAAGGGCATTTGGTGGATGCCTTGGCGATGGCAGGCGAAGAAGGACGTGATAGGCTGCGAGAAGCCGTGGGGAGATGCCAATAATCTTTGATCCGCGGATATCCGAATGGGAAAACCCACCTCTTTTTGAGGTATCCTGTACTGAATACATAGGTGCAGGAGGCAAACCCGGGGAACTGAAATATCTCAGTACCCG carries:
- a CDS encoding cation:proton antiporter codes for the protein MEDTLAHGSVFYEISILLVISVIGGYLGMFLRQPLVVSFIMVGIFVGPSFLDIVQSSEHIDLLAHLGISLLLFVVGLKLDLQLIRTTGAVATMTGLGQVLFTSIIGFGICIWMGYGVVESTYVSVALTVSSTIIIVKLLSDKGEADSLHGRVALGV
- a CDS encoding DUF368 domain-containing protein, with amino-acid sequence MNGSVFDTPAFRPLPLMLCLSIAALIFAGWYGIDAMQPWWNLADDTVFRTLNNTLRERVWWQHIWAIGNNHFFDFLAIMLMLWLAFQYITAENRAYVHERIAVMLTIAVALAVALVFTDVMGLVNRASPTATLDNTVRLSESITWLETKDIAYSSYPSDHGTVLFMMTLALWFFAGRRIGIIMLTGAIFFIFPRLIGGAHWFSDIFGGSIPLALTVTGIMFFTPLHRIIMRGWLWLLNKPLIATCIAITTHDEAPSLLAKGCCMGASDIVPGVSGGTMAYILGIWHRLIEAVKSFDMAWFSLLMRGKFNVALTHAHFFFVVPLLFGIGLAVITFTKFIPIPQLLLSHPEPIYGLFFGLIAGSIVLLLQEMGKINGKEVLIVFAGIATGWLLVNVVPVNTPETWWFVYLCGCVAISAMLLPGISGSFILLILGKYAYILGGIGSLDMSIILPFMLGCFTGLIAFSRGASWLLAHYYRPSVLAITGILVGSLWMIWPFQERIYETIREKQRLVSSTPLWPEQISDSGQIGLVLMAIGLLLVIGLGRYAAHKKPLQEPPIAPIGNTE
- a CDS encoding PRC-barrel domain-containing protein, which encodes MTYTYNKPLLSAASIDGDKVKNAKGEDLGNIKDLMINTATGEIQYAVLSFGGFMGMGDKFFAVPWEAFAVDWEDECLTLNVEKDVLKSAPGFDKDNWPNMADLKFQDQISGHYGIGARRAA
- a CDS encoding DUF421 domain-containing protein, with product MWFDDWNALLDVGIRGVVCFIGLVVLLRMGGKRTLTKMNAFDFIMTYTIGSTLASVLTSETLTISEGITALAVIIGVQYVIAWCEVRSDWFQKIIKSQPSVLYADNDYQIKTMRKERISRVEVLAAMRYSGFLDPSQVEYVILETDGQLSVLPKQKEVDDQRVMQTVRAYKNALDQT
- a CDS encoding RimK family protein; this encodes MTNYTHLVIVDTLTDAVAPQQSRYVITAQDYISNKYPDQIMAKANLRVINLCHNYEYLRLGYYCSLLADARGHRCIPATSDIIHTNWKRIYKSSLPELESLLNAAPISPGAEEYFYFGRTQNSALQNFGRKLFDAFRLPLIKVAFAQKADKWKITQVEPLSLSDITQDISWFNECLSKYTGEYWNKKKQDNDKYWLAILHDPEEKMPPSNAKALKKFIQIGKKKRFYVELITKHNLDSLLEYDALFIRETTNVNHYTYRFAQKAESEGIPCIDDTASILRCCNKVYLHELLHSKKIKTPHSFFLNRRQKELPMPAQSEYPLVVKVPDGAFSLGVFKVNNAEEYTEKVQALFKKSELILVQEFLPSDYDWRIVLLGGKPLFACKYYMAKKHWQIYNHGAKTNKSGDSDCVPLPDVPKLVLQTAIRAAGLIGNGLYGVDIKEIEGVPYIIEVNDNPSIDAGVEDAYLGDALYEAIFDHFQHCIDA
- a CDS encoding GNAT family N-acetyltransferase, producing MIRNACIDDAKTLQYIENTCFTGDKLSPRAIKYMLRNRQCNTYINVQDGEAAGYLMTLCHKRSKNARHYSLAVLPDYRNMGIAEALLCHAESHITSKSGFKLEIRADNAAALRLYQRMGYSIIRTIACYYDDNTDAYEMIKTL
- a CDS encoding DUF2061 domain-containing protein: MNALLKTFTYSIMHICVATTLAFIISGSWAVALSIGLLEPMVQTVFFYGHERIWERAKIHIETKSHNKPHLSV
- a CDS encoding pilus assembly protein TadG-related protein translates to MITHITAIILRLLRTSEDLRTDQRGAVIMMVGLGLFMLIGATGIAIDMSRLQTSRAKLASALDAAGLAAGSKINSRETILVVNNYLDANFPAGFMDTTITNVNVTVSRDKSILDLNVTANVRMKFMQIFGQEYVTIAASSQITRENKGLELVMVLDVTGSMYGSKIGDLRTAATDMVDILYGQKETVDNLWIGVVPYVTTVNVGSDKISWLRDYDESRYPRRYPNGATKWKGCVEARNQWPENNGLDTTDTLPYTGDKAAATAEQLTTAFPMYFWEDEVDNDWIDRRNRVTINEDAGYSNEGGLGPNVACGNEITPFTSNKATVQGAIDALTPWRRGGTMSSMGLAWGWRLMSPSWRGMWGHEDARLPLDYNTPLMSKAVIIMTDGVNEVYRQNSLGGPGGSDYMAYGRIEEEKLGNNINTRNEGVGVVNAKFATICNNMKAQGIVIYTVTFQLNNSSNANNARDLFRNCASHADYYFDSPDGATLRQSFKTIGDSLANLMISQ
- a CDS encoding pilus assembly protein, whose amino-acid sequence is MAMRTTLKPLAIFRRIGRNQEGLAYLEFALVMPLLMLLFLGGLELSRYIQVSQKVDRVTHTIVDLVAQAPTISESELAQIMQAVQHVMDPYEFSDGGKIIISCVGYNDQGNLVVKWQYAGGGELERGSRIGDVNNAPVLPEGFLVEARDNVIIAEAFFSFEPMINEQFVSPIEFYRTAFYLPRIGELDVLLPN
- a CDS encoding pilus assembly protein; this translates as MRTISEITENNDGATIIEFAIVAPVFILLLFGIIEFSVIMYAKSTMEGATSITSRLGKTGYTEEGITRQEMLTQLLVDRAGGLMDPEEIEITTLIYENFADIGQPEPLSIDINGNQQYDASDGDAYQDINGNGQWDEDMGEAGLGGAGDIVVYKIHYPWQVKTPVMQNILENENGYFPLNTSIVVRNEPYGAQ